A single window of Methanothermobacter marburgensis str. Marburg DNA harbors:
- a CDS encoding flippase encodes MIRRILENSEYRRVLDNIFSLTGIQMLQYLIPLITFPYLTRVLGPSKFGKIAFATAFIAYLNFLTEYGFNYSAPRDISIHRDNEEEISEIYNSIMVAKIILMFISFFILLVIVFSINIFKTDYWLYFITFGIVLGNVLFPVWFFQGIEKMRYITILRILSSTIATIFIFIFVKGSNDYIYVPLINSLALITVGAYSQIIISRKFRVKFIKPSLNKIKKQLTDGWFLFISSISISVCTISNRFVLGLFVSSEVVAYYSVAEEITKAFQSLLNSVSQAMYPYFSRIQSKNKERAKYEFKKIIIIMSFLSLFLSIFLIFSAPFIINIFAGRRYAVSVSLLQILSLILLPAGISTIMGLQGLLAFGRAEEFGKIYFTASVIHLVLLFVFIYFLSVKGPAIAFVITNFIILSLIYNSLKNQRIL; translated from the coding sequence ATGATCAGACGGATACTTGAAAACAGTGAATACCGGAGAGTGCTGGACAACATATTTTCGCTCACAGGGATACAGATGTTACAATACCTCATACCACTTATAACATTCCCTTACCTTACAAGAGTTCTAGGGCCTTCTAAATTTGGAAAAATCGCTTTTGCAACCGCATTCATAGCATATTTAAATTTTTTGACAGAATACGGATTTAATTACTCGGCTCCAAGAGACATATCAATACATCGAGATAATGAAGAAGAAATATCTGAGATATATAATTCCATAATGGTAGCTAAAATAATATTAATGTTTATCAGTTTTTTTATATTATTAGTAATTGTTTTTTCCATCAACATTTTCAAAACAGATTATTGGCTTTATTTTATAACTTTTGGGATAGTATTAGGTAATGTTTTATTTCCCGTCTGGTTTTTCCAAGGTATCGAAAAAATGAGATATATAACAATCCTAAGAATTCTCTCTTCGACTATAGCTACCATTTTTATCTTCATATTTGTAAAAGGTTCTAATGATTACATTTATGTGCCTCTCATAAACTCATTAGCTCTTATTACAGTAGGAGCATATAGTCAGATAATCATTAGTAGAAAATTTAGAGTAAAATTTATAAAGCCATCTCTTAACAAAATCAAAAAACAATTAACAGATGGGTGGTTTTTGTTTATATCCTCAATATCGATAAGTGTTTGTACGATTTCAAACAGATTTGTTTTAGGACTCTTCGTGAGCAGTGAAGTGGTTGCATATTATTCTGTCGCGGAAGAGATAACAAAAGCATTTCAAAGTTTATTAAATAGTGTTAGCCAAGCCATGTATCCCTATTTTTCAAGAATTCAATCAAAAAACAAAGAAAGAGCAAAATATGAATTTAAAAAAATAATAATTATAATGTCATTTTTATCGTTGTTTCTATCAATTTTTCTAATCTTTTCGGCACCATTTATTATAAATATATTTGCAGGGCGTAGATATGCAGTAAGCGTATCCTTGCTACAAATACTATCACTAATTCTGTTGCCGGCGGGTATTAGTACAATAATGGGTCTTCAAGGACTCCTCGCCTTTGGTCGCGCAGAGGAGTTCGGAAAGATATATTTTACTGCAAGCGTAATCCATTTGGTTCTTCTTTTTGTATTTATATATTTTTTATCAGTAAAAGGTCCGGCCATAGCTTTCGTTATAACAAATTTCATTATACTCTCTTTAATTTACAATTCACTAAAAAACCAAAGAATATTATAG
- a CDS encoding glycosyltransferase family 4 protein, with the protein MKKVVLIMKVLYLPFNLPLDYTVQLANAITKYCEASILVFDTPQQRGEFSELSVSPRVNVIWTDKVKFPVFHPYNIKVFFKLIKKIKSENYNIIHIQECRLLNLFIVIVLKIVSNFKLVTTIHDVNFHPGEEKITTKFAKFFFERLSDVIFVHGEKLKKELEKNVKKNKIFVIPMIGHNISPMERYIEDFDDSKISDENIILFFGRIGYYKGLEYLIKASEVVKKVVPDIKVIIAGRVEKGKYDITNFNKIKKMIKNKDYFELHPYYISWKYATELFIKSKIVVLPYIEGSQTGVVPVAYRFKKPVIATDVGALSEIVENGKTGYIVPPKDFKAIADKIIKLIKNDELRLKMGKEGYKKLKDDLSPNTVASITVRVYKSINNQFL; encoded by the coding sequence ATGAAGAAGGTGGTTTTGATAATGAAAGTTCTTTATTTACCATTTAACCTACCATTAGATTATACAGTACAACTTGCTAATGCCATTACAAAATACTGTGAAGCTTCAATATTGGTGTTTGACACACCACAACAAAGGGGAGAATTTAGTGAATTGTCGGTTTCCCCAAGAGTGAACGTAATATGGACAGATAAAGTTAAATTTCCAGTTTTCCACCCATATAACATTAAGGTGTTTTTTAAACTCATAAAAAAAATAAAATCTGAAAATTATAACATAATACATATACAAGAATGCAGGTTGCTTAATTTATTTATTGTTATTGTATTAAAAATAGTCAGTAATTTTAAGCTCGTAACGACAATCCATGATGTAAACTTTCACCCTGGTGAAGAGAAAATCACTACTAAATTTGCCAAATTTTTTTTTGAAAGACTTTCTGATGTTATATTTGTTCATGGAGAGAAATTAAAAAAAGAATTAGAGAAAAACGTAAAAAAGAATAAAATTTTTGTGATTCCGATGATAGGGCATAATATATCGCCTATGGAGAGATATATAGAGGATTTTGATGACTCGAAAATTAGTGATGAAAATATAATACTATTTTTCGGCAGAATTGGTTATTATAAAGGTCTTGAATATCTCATTAAAGCCTCTGAGGTTGTCAAAAAAGTTGTTCCAGATATTAAAGTCATAATTGCAGGTAGAGTTGAGAAAGGAAAATATGATATTACAAATTTCAATAAAATAAAAAAAATGATCAAAAATAAAGATTATTTCGAACTCCATCCTTATTACATTTCTTGGAAGTATGCTACAGAACTTTTTATAAAGTCAAAAATCGTAGTACTACCCTATATTGAAGGTTCCCAAACTGGAGTGGTTCCAGTTGCATATAGATTCAAAAAACCTGTAATTGCTACAGATGTTGGTGCTTTATCAGAAATCGTGGAAAATGGTAAAACAGGTTATATCGTACCTCCAAAAGATTTTAAAGCTATTGCAGATAAAATAATAAAATTAATAAAGAACGATGAACTTAGACTAAAAATGGGAAAAGAAGGTTATAAGAAACTTAAAGATGATCTTTCACCTAATACTGTGGCAAGCATTACGGTAAGAGTTTACAAAAGCATAAATAATCAGTTTCTATAG